From a single Fusobacterium pseudoperiodonticum genomic region:
- the glsA gene encoding glutaminase A gives MEELLKELVEKNRKFAVDGNVANYIPELDKADKNALGIYVTTLDGQEFFAGDYNTKFTIQSISKIISLMLAILDNGEEYVFSKVGMEPSGDPFNSIRKLETSSRKKPYNPMINAGAIAVASMIKGKNEKERFTRLLDFAKLITEDDSLDINYKIYCGEADTGFRNFSMAYFLKGEGIIEGNVEEALTVYFKQCSIEGTAKTISTLGKFLANDGVLSNGERILTTRMAKIIKTLMVTCGMYDSSGEFAVRVGIPSKSGVGGGICSVVPGKMGIGVYGPALDKKGNSLAGGHLLADLSEELSLNIF, from the coding sequence ATGGAAGAGCTATTAAAGGAACTTGTTGAAAAAAATAGAAAATTTGCTGTGGATGGAAATGTTGCTAATTATATTCCAGAACTTGATAAAGCAGATAAAAATGCTTTAGGTATTTATGTTACAACCTTAGATGGTCAAGAATTCTTCGCTGGAGATTATAACACAAAATTTACTATACAAAGTATATCAAAAATAATTTCTTTGATGCTCGCAATATTAGATAATGGTGAAGAATATGTTTTCTCAAAGGTTGGAATGGAACCAAGTGGAGATCCGTTTAACTCTATAAGAAAACTTGAAACATCAAGTAGAAAGAAACCATATAATCCTATGATAAATGCAGGAGCAATAGCTGTTGCATCTATGATAAAAGGAAAAAATGAAAAAGAAAGATTTACAAGATTATTGGACTTTGCAAAATTAATTACAGAAGATGATAGTTTAGATATAAACTATAAAATATATTGTGGAGAAGCAGACACAGGATTTAGAAATTTCTCTATGGCATACTTCTTAAAAGGTGAAGGAATAATTGAAGGAAATGTTGAAGAAGCTTTAACAGTCTATTTTAAACAATGTTCAATTGAAGGAACAGCTAAAACTATATCGACATTAGGAAAGTTTTTAGCAAATGATGGAGTTCTTTCAAATGGAGAAAGAATATTGACAACAAGAATGGCAAAAATAATTAAAACATTAATGGTAACTTGTGGAATGTATGATAGTTCAGGAGAGTTTGCAGTAAGAGTTGGAATACCTTCAAAAAGTGGAGTAGGTGGAGGAATTTGCTCTGTTGTTCCTGGTAAAATGGGAATAGGAGTATATGGACCTGCTTTAGATAAAAAAGGAAATTCTTTGGCTGGAGGACATTTACTTGCTGATTTATCTGAAGAACTTTCTTTAAATATTTTTTAG
- a CDS encoding FprA family A-type flavoprotein encodes MHNVRNITENLYWIGANDRRLALFENIHPIPEGVSYNSYMLLDEKTVVFDTVDWSVTRQYVENIEYLLNGRELDYLVVHHMEPDHCGSIEELALRYPNLKIISSEKGFMFMRQFGYKSINGHELIEVKEGDKFKFGKHEIVFLEAPMVHWPEVLVSFDTTNGALFSADAFGSFKSLDGRLFNDEVNWDRDWLDEGRRYLTNIVGKYGPHIQHLLKKAGPIVDKIKFICPLHGVVWRNDFGYIIDKYDKWSRYEPEEKGVLIAYASMYGNTENAVEIIAKKLAEKGVTNIKMYDVSNTHVSYLISDLFKYSHLVIASPTYNLGIYPVIHNFVMDIKALNLQNRTVAIVENGSWARKSGDLLQEFFETQVKDIAVLNEKVGLTSSANNVNLDEMDALVDVLVESLKK; translated from the coding sequence ATGCATAACGTTAGAAATATAACTGAAAATCTTTATTGGATAGGAGCAAACGATCGTCGTCTTGCACTTTTTGAAAATATACACCCTATCCCTGAAGGAGTGTCATATAACTCATATATGTTGCTAGATGAAAAAACAGTTGTTTTTGATACTGTTGATTGGTCTGTGACTAGACAATATGTTGAAAATATAGAATATTTATTAAATGGAAGAGAATTAGACTACTTAGTAGTACATCATATGGAACCAGATCACTGTGGTTCAATTGAAGAACTAGCTCTTCGTTATCCAAATTTAAAAATTATATCATCTGAAAAAGGATTTATGTTCATGAGACAGTTTGGATACAAAAGTATCAACGGTCATGAATTAATCGAAGTAAAAGAAGGAGATAAATTTAAATTTGGTAAACACGAAATAGTATTTTTAGAAGCACCTATGGTTCACTGGCCAGAAGTTCTAGTAAGTTTTGATACTACAAATGGAGCTTTATTCTCAGCTGATGCTTTTGGTTCTTTCAAATCACTTGATGGAAGACTATTTAATGATGAAGTAAATTGGGACAGAGATTGGTTAGATGAAGGACGTCGTTATTTAACAAACATTGTTGGAAAATATGGACCTCATATCCAACATCTATTGAAAAAAGCAGGACCAATTGTAGATAAAATTAAATTTATTTGTCCTCTACATGGTGTAGTTTGGAGAAATGACTTCGGATATATAATAGATAAATATGATAAATGGAGCAGATATGAACCTGAAGAAAAAGGTGTGTTAATCGCTTATGCTTCAATGTATGGAAACACAGAAAATGCTGTTGAAATTATAGCTAAAAAATTGGCTGAAAAGGGAGTTACAAACATAAAAATGTATGATGTTTCTAACACTCATGTTTCATATTTGATTTCAGATTTATTTAAATATAGCCACTTAGTTATAGCTTCTCCTACATATAACTTAGGAATTTATCCAGTTATACACAACTTTGTAATGGATATTAAAGCATTAAACTTACAAAATAGAACAGTTGCAATAGTTGAAAATGGTTCTTGGGCAAGAAAATCAGGAGATTTATTACAAGAATTCTTTGAAACTCAAGTAAAAGATATTGCTGTTTTAAATGAAAAAGTAGGGCTAACTTCATCAGCTAACAATGTAAATCTTGATGAAATGGATGCACTTGTTGATGTTTTAGTTGAATCTTTAAAAAAATAA
- the truA gene encoding tRNA pseudouridine(38-40) synthase TruA, whose amino-acid sequence MERKNIKIEFRYDGSRYYGFQRQPDKVTVQGEIEKILKIVTKENINLISAGRTDRGVHANHQVSNFYTSSTIPVEKYKYLLTRALPKDIDILSVEEVDEKFNARHDAKMREYVYIISWEKNPFEARYCKFVKDKIDAERLEKIFSSFLGIHDFRNFRLSDCVSKVTVREIYNIDVKYFSENKLKICIRGSAFLKSQVRIMVGTALEVYYKNLPKNHIDLMLNDFSKEYKKSLVEAEGLYLNRINYS is encoded by the coding sequence ATGGAAAGAAAAAATATAAAGATTGAGTTTAGATATGATGGAAGCAGATACTATGGTTTTCAAAGGCAACCTGATAAAGTAACTGTTCAAGGAGAAATAGAGAAAATCTTAAAAATTGTAACAAAAGAAAATATCAATCTAATTTCTGCAGGTAGAACAGATAGGGGAGTTCATGCAAATCACCAAGTATCTAATTTCTATACTTCATCAACCATTCCTGTTGAAAAATACAAGTATCTTTTGACAAGAGCCTTACCAAAAGATATAGATATACTATCAGTTGAAGAGGTAGATGAAAAATTTAATGCTAGACACGATGCTAAAATGAGAGAATATGTCTATATTATATCTTGGGAAAAAAACCCTTTTGAAGCAAGATACTGTAAGTTTGTAAAAGATAAAATAGATGCAGAAAGACTAGAAAAAATATTTTCTAGTTTTTTAGGTATACATGATTTTAGAAATTTTAGATTGAGTGACTGTGTGAGTAAAGTAACCGTAAGAGAGATTTATAACATAGATGTAAAGTATTTTTCAGAAAATAAATTAAAAATATGTATAAGAGGTAGTGCCTTTTTAAAATCTCAAGTTAGAATTATGGTTGGAACAGCTCTTGAAGTATACTATAAAAACTTACCTAAAAATCATATAGATCTTATGTTAAATGATTTTTCAAAAGAGTATAAGAAAAGTCTTGTTGAAGCTGAAGGACTTTACTTAAATAGAATTAATTATTCTTAA
- a CDS encoding acyl-CoA dehydrogenase family protein, with protein MLFKTTEEHEALRMQVREFVETEVKPIAAMLDKENKFPHEAIEKFGKMGFMGLPYPKEYGGAGKDILSYAIAVEELSRVDGGTGVILSAHVSLGSYPIFAYGTEEQKKKYLTPLAKGEKLGAFGLTEPNAGSDAGGTETTAVKEGDYYILNGEKIFITNADVAETYVVFAVTTPDIGTKGISAFIVEKGWEGFTFGDHYDKLGIRSSSTCQLLFNNVKVPKENLLGKEGDGFKIAMSTLDGGRIGIAAQALGIAQGAFEHALEYAKEREQFGKPIAFQQAVSFKLADMATKLRTARFLIYSAAELKEHHEPYGMESAMAKQYASDIALEVVNDALQIFGGSGYLKGMEVERAYRDAKITTIYEGTNEIQRVVIAAHLIGKPPKSDAVAVAKKKKGPVTGPRKNIIFKDGSAKEKVAALVAALKADGYDFTVGIPLNTPIGKSERVVSAGKGIGDKKNMKLIEKLAVQAGASVGCSRPVAETLQYLPLDRYVGMSGQKFVGNLYIACGISGALQHLKGIKDATTIVAINTNANAPIFKNADYGIVGDIAEILPLLTKELDNGEAKKDAPPMKKMKRVLPKVMYSPHVYVCSGCGHEYNPEIGDEDSDIKPGTRFKDLPEDWTCPDCGDPKSGYIDAK; from the coding sequence ATGCTTTTTAAAACTACTGAAGAACACGAAGCTCTTCGTATGCAAGTGAGAGAATTTGTTGAAACTGAGGTTAAACCTATTGCAGCAATGCTAGACAAAGAAAATAAATTCCCGCATGAAGCGATAGAGAAGTTTGGAAAAATGGGATTTATGGGTCTACCATATCCAAAAGAATATGGTGGAGCTGGTAAAGATATACTTAGCTATGCTATAGCTGTTGAAGAGTTATCAAGAGTTGATGGAGGAACAGGAGTTATATTATCTGCTCACGTTTCTTTAGGATCATATCCTATATTTGCTTATGGTACAGAAGAACAAAAGAAAAAATACTTAACACCTTTAGCTAAAGGAGAAAAATTAGGAGCATTCGGACTTACTGAACCTAATGCTGGATCAGATGCAGGAGGAACTGAAACAACTGCTGTTAAAGAAGGAGATTACTATATATTAAATGGAGAAAAAATTTTCATAACAAATGCAGATGTTGCTGAAACTTATGTAGTTTTTGCTGTAACTACTCCTGATATTGGAACAAAAGGTATAAGTGCTTTTATAGTTGAAAAAGGATGGGAAGGATTTACATTCGGAGATCACTATGATAAATTAGGAATTCGTTCATCTTCAACTTGTCAATTATTATTCAATAATGTAAAAGTTCCTAAAGAAAATCTTTTAGGAAAAGAAGGAGACGGATTTAAAATAGCTATGTCTACTCTTGATGGAGGACGTATAGGTATAGCTGCTCAAGCATTAGGAATTGCACAAGGTGCTTTCGAACATGCTTTAGAATATGCAAAAGAAAGAGAACAATTTGGAAAACCAATAGCTTTCCAACAAGCTGTTTCATTTAAACTTGCAGATATGGCAACAAAATTAAGAACAGCTAGATTCTTAATATACAGTGCTGCTGAATTAAAAGAACACCATGAACCATATGGAATGGAATCTGCAATGGCAAAACAATATGCTTCAGATATAGCTCTTGAAGTTGTAAATGATGCTCTACAAATATTTGGAGGTTCAGGATATCTAAAAGGAATGGAAGTAGAAAGAGCATACAGAGATGCTAAAATTACTACTATCTATGAAGGAACAAACGAAATTCAAAGAGTTGTTATAGCCGCTCACTTAATAGGAAAACCACCTAAATCAGATGCAGTAGCAGTAGCTAAAAAGAAAAAAGGTCCAGTTACAGGTCCTAGAAAAAATATAATATTCAAAGATGGATCTGCTAAAGAAAAAGTTGCAGCATTAGTTGCAGCATTAAAAGCAGATGGATATGATTTTACTGTTGGAATTCCTCTTAATACTCCAATAGGAAAATCTGAAAGAGTTGTAAGTGCTGGTAAAGGAATTGGAGATAAGAAGAACATGAAGTTAATTGAAAAATTAGCTGTACAAGCAGGAGCTTCAGTTGGATGTTCTAGACCAGTGGCAGAAACATTACAATACCTACCACTTGATCGTTATGTAGGAATGTCAGGACAAAAATTTGTTGGAAACCTATATATAGCTTGTGGAATTTCTGGAGCTTTACAACACTTAAAAGGAATTAAAGATGCAACAACAATAGTTGCTATTAATACAAACGCAAATGCACCAATATTTAAAAATGCTGACTATGGAATAGTTGGAGATATAGCAGAAATACTACCACTATTAACTAAAGAATTAGACAATGGTGAAGCTAAAAAAGATGCTCCTCCTATGAAGAAAATGAAGAGAGTTCTACCTAAAGTAATGTACAGTCCTCATGTGTATGTATGTAGTGGTTGTGGACATGAATACAATCCTGAAATAGGAGATGAAGATTCTGATATCAAACCAGGAACTAGATTTAAAGATTTACCTGAAGATTGGACTTGTCCTGATTGTGGAGATCCAAAATCTGGATATATAGATGCAAAATAA
- a CDS encoding DHH family phosphoesterase, translated as MADILYDTRLKSEEAPKVIILTHGDADGLVSAMIVKSFEEMENKNKTFLIMSSMDVTSEQTDKTFDYICKYTSLGSQDRVYILDRPIPSIDWLKMKYLAYTNVINIDHHLTNKPTLYKDECCCENIFFHWNDKWSAAYLTLEWFKPLVEKAECYKNLYKKLEALAIATSYWDIFTWKNLGNSPEEALLKKRALSINSAEKILGSGAFYNFITKKINSKNYTEEVFDYFFLLDEAYSLKIDNLYDFAKRVISDFDFKGYKLGVIYGIEGDYQSIIGDKILVDKKLNYDAVAFLNVYGTVSFRSKDDVDVSEIAQKLGMLVGYSGGGHKHAAGCRICDKDEMKKKMFEIFEHSMDKIRIL; from the coding sequence ATGGCAGATATTTTATATGATACGAGGTTAAAGTCAGAGGAGGCTCCAAAAGTAATTATTTTAACACATGGAGATGCAGATGGCTTAGTTTCAGCTATGATAGTAAAATCTTTTGAAGAAATGGAGAATAAGAATAAAACTTTCTTAATTATGAGTAGTATGGATGTTACATCAGAACAGACAGACAAAACATTTGACTATATCTGTAAATACACATCTTTAGGATCACAAGATAGAGTTTACATCCTAGATAGACCAATACCAAGTATAGACTGGCTAAAAATGAAATATTTAGCTTATACTAATGTAATCAACATTGATCATCATTTAACAAACAAACCTACATTATACAAAGATGAATGTTGCTGTGAAAATATATTTTTTCATTGGAATGATAAATGGAGTGCAGCTTACTTAACACTAGAATGGTTCAAGCCTTTAGTTGAGAAAGCGGAATGTTATAAAAATTTATATAAAAAATTAGAAGCTCTTGCAATAGCTACTTCTTATTGGGATATATTTACTTGGAAAAATTTAGGAAATTCTCCAGAAGAGGCATTGTTGAAAAAGAGAGCTTTATCAATAAATTCAGCTGAAAAGATTTTAGGTTCAGGAGCATTTTATAATTTTATAACTAAAAAAATAAATTCTAAAAATTATACAGAAGAGGTTTTTGATTACTTTTTCTTATTAGATGAAGCTTATAGTTTAAAAATAGATAACTTATATGATTTTGCTAAAAGAGTTATCAGTGATTTTGATTTTAAAGGCTATAAATTAGGAGTTATCTATGGTATAGAAGGAGATTATCAATCTATAATAGGAGATAAAATTCTGGTTGATAAGAAACTAAATTATGATGCTGTAGCCTTTTTAAATGTATATGGAACTGTTTCTTTTAGAAGTAAAGATGATGTAGATGTAAGTGAAATAGCACAAAAATTAGGAATGTTAGTAGGTTATTCAGGTGGTGGTCACAAACATGCTGCAGGTTGCAGAATTTGTGACAAAGATGAAATGAAGAAAAAAATGTTTGAAATTTTTGAACATTCAATGGATAAAATAAGAATTTTATAG
- a CDS encoding IS3 family transposase (programmed frameshift) produces MSKLTRENKIEIFERRKNGETIPSLAKAFNVQESNIKYLIALIKKHGYNILRENKNRAYSKDFKLQTINRILINHESINSVAIDIGLTSSGILDNWLSKFKENGYNVVENKKGRKPKSMTKLKKNDKVLSEQDKIKQLEEENLYLKAENEYLKKLKALVQERKLKEKKKLKIIAELRAKYPFKTLLKIAGISKSVYYYYIGKKDIDEKNKDIIEKIKEIYYANKGRYGYRRVTLELKNQGFNINHKKVQRLMKKFNLQSIIRKKRKYSSYKGRIGKIADNHIKRNFEATAPNQKWFTDVTEFNLRGEKLYLSPILDAYGRYIVSYDISRSANLEQINHMLNLAFKENENYENLIFHSDQGWQYQHYSYQEKLKEKKITQSMSRKGNSLDNGLMECFFGLLKLEMFYEQEEKYKTLEELKEAIEDYIYYYNNKRIKEKLKGLTPASYRSQSLLVS; encoded by the exons GTGAGTAAATTAACAAGAGAAAATAAAATTGAAATATTTGAAAGAAGAAAAAATGGTGAAACTATTCCTTCTTTAGCTAAAGCTTTTAATGTTCAGGAATCTAATATTAAATATTTAATAGCTTTAATAAAAAAACATGGATATAATATTTTAAGAGAAAATAAAAATAGAGCTTATTCTAAAGATTTTAAATTACAAACAATTAATAGAATTTTAATTAATCATGAATCTATTAATTCTGTTGCTATTGATATTGGATTAACATCTTCTGGTATTTTAGATAATTGGCTTTCAAAATTTAAAGAAAATGGGTATAATGTTGTAGAAAATAAAAAAGGAAGGAAACCTAAATCTATGACTAAACTTAAGAAAAATGATAAAGTATTATCTGAACAAGATAAAATTAAACAATTAGAAGAAGAAAATTTGTATCTTAAGGCTGAGAATGAATATTTAAAAAAATTGAAAGCTCTAGTTCAAGAAAGGAAGCTAAAAGAGAAGAAAAAGT TAAAAATAATAGCCGAACTTAGAGCTAAATATCCTTTCAAAACCCTATTAAAGATTGCTGGAATATCAAAATCAGTATATTATTACTATATTGGTAAAAAAGATATCGATGAGAAGAATAAGGATATTATTGAAAAAATCAAAGAAATTTACTATGCGAATAAAGGAAGATATGGTTATCGCAGAGTAACATTAGAATTAAAAAATCAAGGTTTTAATATTAATCATAAAAAAGTTCAAAGACTTATGAAAAAGTTTAATTTACAAAGTATTATCCGTAAAAAAAGAAAATATTCTTCATACAAAGGTCGTATAGGAAAGATAGCTGATAACCATATTAAAAGAAATTTTGAAGCAACAGCTCCAAATCAAAAATGGTTTACAGATGTAACAGAATTTAATTTAAGAGGAGAAAAGTTATACTTATCTCCAATATTAGATGCTTATGGAAGATATATAGTTTCATATGATATTTCACGCAGTGCTAACTTGGAGCAGATAAATCATATGTTAAATTTAGCATTTAAAGAAAATGAAAATTATGAAAATTTGATATTTCATAGTGACCAAGGATGGCAATATCAGCATTATTCATATCAAGAAAAATTGAAAGAGAAGAAGATAACTCAAAGTATGTCAAGAAAAGGAAATAGTTTAGATAACGGATTGATGGAATGTTTTTTTGGATTATTAAAATTAGAAATGTTTTATGAACAAGAAGAAAAGTACAAAACATTAGAAGAATTGAAAGAAGCAATAGAAGATTATATATATTATTACAACAACAAAAGAATAAAGGAAAAATTAAAAGGATTAACTCCTGCTTCTTACAGAAGTCAATCCTTATTAGTAAGTTAA
- a CDS encoding OmpH family outer membrane protein: protein MKKLLLIASVLLATSAFADKIGVVDSQKAFFQFSETKKAQQALEGQAKKVENEARQREVALQKEFVSLQAKGDKLTDAEKKAFEKKSQDFQSFLNASQNNLNKEQMTKLKRIEDIYEKAVKKVAADGKYDYVFEAEALKVGGEDITDKVLKQMEALK, encoded by the coding sequence ATGAAAAAATTATTATTAATTGCAAGTGTTTTATTAGCAACATCAGCATTTGCGGATAAAATAGGAGTTGTAGATAGCCAAAAGGCATTTTTCCAATTCTCTGAAACTAAAAAAGCTCAACAAGCTTTAGAAGGTCAAGCTAAAAAAGTTGAAAATGAAGCTAGACAAAGAGAAGTTGCATTACAAAAAGAATTTGTTTCTTTACAAGCTAAAGGAGATAAATTAACTGATGCAGAAAAGAAAGCATTCGAAAAGAAATCTCAAGATTTTCAATCTTTTTTAAATGCTTCTCAAAACAATTTAAATAAGGAACAAATGACTAAATTAAAAAGAATAGAAGACATCTATGAAAAAGCTGTTAAAAAAGTAGCAGCTGATGGAAAATATGACTATGTTTTTGAAGCAGAAGCATTAAAAGTTGGTGGAGAAGACATAACTGACAAAGTTTTAAAACAAATGGAAGCATTAAAATAA
- the lpxD gene encoding UDP-3-O-(3-hydroxymyristoyl)glucosamine N-acyltransferase, with amino-acid sequence MEYKVTDIITLLNAEYKGEVIENVSKLSPFFHSDEKSLTFAADEKFLKNLAQTKAKVIIVPDIELPLIEGKGYIVVKDSPRVIMPKLLHFFSRTLKKIEKMREDSAKIGENVDIAPNVYIGHDVVIGNNVKIFPNVTIGEGVKIGEGTVIYSNVTIREFVEIGKNCVIQPGAVIGSDGFGFVKVNGNNTKIDQIGTVIVEDEVEIGANTTIDRGAIGDTIIKKYTKIDNLVQIAHNDIIGENCLIISQVGIAGSTIVGNNVTLAGQVGVAGHLEIGDNTMIGAQSGVPGNVEANKILSGHPLVDHREDMKIRVAMKKLPELLKRVKALEEKK; translated from the coding sequence ATGGAATATAAAGTAACTGATATCATAACTCTTCTTAATGCTGAATATAAAGGAGAGGTTATAGAAAATGTTTCTAAGCTTTCTCCTTTTTTTCATTCAGATGAGAAGAGTTTAACTTTTGCAGCAGATGAAAAATTTCTAAAGAATTTAGCTCAAACAAAGGCAAAGGTAATCATAGTTCCAGATATTGAATTACCATTAATAGAAGGCAAAGGATATATAGTAGTAAAAGATAGTCCAAGAGTAATAATGCCTAAGCTTTTACATTTTTTTAGTAGAACTTTAAAGAAAATAGAAAAAATGAGAGAAGATTCAGCTAAAATAGGAGAAAATGTAGATATAGCTCCTAATGTATATATAGGTCATGATGTAGTTATTGGAAATAATGTAAAAATTTTCCCTAATGTAACTATTGGTGAGGGAGTTAAAATTGGAGAAGGAACAGTAATTTATTCTAATGTAACTATAAGAGAATTTGTTGAAATAGGTAAAAATTGTGTTATACAACCAGGAGCAGTAATAGGTTCTGATGGTTTTGGCTTTGTAAAAGTCAATGGAAATAACACTAAAATAGACCAAATAGGAACTGTTATAGTTGAAGATGAAGTAGAAATTGGTGCAAATACAACTATTGATAGAGGAGCTATAGGAGATACAATTATAAAGAAATATACAAAGATTGATAACCTAGTTCAAATAGCTCATAATGACATCATAGGTGAAAACTGTTTGATAATATCTCAAGTTGGAATAGCAGGAAGTACAATAGTTGGAAATAATGTTACTTTAGCTGGACAAGTTGGAGTTGCAGGTCATCTTGAAATAGGAGATAACACTATGATAGGAGCACAATCAGGTGTACCTGGAAATGTTGAAGCTAATAAGATACTATCAGGACATCCACTTGTTGACCACAGAGAAGATATGAAGATAAGAGTTGCTATGAAAAAATTACCTGAACTTCTAAAAAGAGTAAAGGCATTAGAAGAAAAGAAATAG
- a CDS encoding outer membrane protein assembly factor yields MKRLLIALMFVISLVSFSTMTNQSVKSIEVVNNNQVPASLIKNTLKLKEGSKFSTDALVADFNALKGTGYFEDVMLQPISYDGGVKIVVDVIEKQNVASLLKERGVSVNTVREDTDKSVVISSIKFNGNKKYSAAELQKITQLKTGEYFSRSRVEEAQRNLLATGKFAEVRPDAKVTNGKMELSFDVVENSVVKNVVITGNKAVPTSAIMSVLSTKTGAVQNYNNLREDRDKILGLYQAQGYTLVNITDMSTDENGTLHIAIVEGIVRKIEVKKMVTKQKGNRRTPNDDVLKTQDYVIDREIEIQPGKIFNVKEYDATVDNLMRLGIFKNVKYEARSIPGDPEGIDLILLIDEDRTAELQGGVAYGSETGFLGTLSLKDSNWRGKNQELGFTFEKSNKDYTSFSLDFFDPWIRNTDRVSWGWGLYKTSYGDSDSILFHDIDTLGFKVNIGKGFSKYFRLSLGAKVEYIKEKHENGKLQKAPNGRWYYNDSGSWREIEGVDDKYVLWSIYPYISYDTRNNYLNPTSGTYAKFQVEGGHAGGYKAGNFGNVTLELRKYHKGLFKNNTFAYKVVGGVASDSTKESQKFWVGGGNSLRGYDGGFFKGSQKLVATIENRTQLNDIVGFVVFADAGRAWKQNGRDPSYTRDNKDFGHNIGTTAGVGLRLNTPIGPLRFDFGWPVGNKMDDDGMKFYFNMGQSF; encoded by the coding sequence ATGAAAAGACTATTAATTGCATTGATGTTTGTAATTAGCCTAGTATCATTTTCAACTATGACTAACCAGTCAGTAAAGAGTATCGAAGTTGTTAACAACAATCAGGTCCCAGCTAGCTTAATAAAGAATACTTTAAAGCTAAAAGAAGGATCTAAGTTTTCAACGGATGCTTTAGTAGCAGATTTTAATGCTCTAAAAGGAACAGGTTACTTTGAAGATGTAATGCTTCAACCTATTTCTTATGATGGTGGAGTAAAAATAGTTGTAGATGTTATTGAAAAACAAAATGTTGCTAGTTTATTGAAGGAAAGAGGAGTATCAGTAAACACTGTAAGAGAAGATACAGATAAATCTGTTGTAATTTCTTCAATTAAGTTTAATGGAAACAAAAAATACTCAGCAGCAGAGCTTCAAAAAATTACTCAATTAAAAACAGGGGAATATTTCTCAAGAAGTAGAGTAGAAGAAGCTCAAAGAAACTTATTGGCTACAGGAAAATTTGCAGAAGTAAGACCTGATGCAAAAGTAACTAATGGAAAGATGGAATTATCTTTTGATGTAGTTGAAAATTCTGTAGTAAAAAATGTAGTTATAACTGGGAATAAAGCAGTACCTACTAGTGCTATTATGTCAGTGTTAAGCACTAAAACAGGAGCTGTTCAAAACTACAATAATTTAAGAGAAGATAGAGACAAAATTTTAGGACTATATCAAGCTCAAGGTTATACTTTAGTTAATATTACAGATATGTCAACTGATGAAAATGGAACTTTACATATTGCAATAGTTGAAGGAATTGTAAGAAAAATTGAAGTTAAGAAAATGGTTACTAAACAAAAAGGAAACAGAAGAACACCTAATGATGACGTTTTAAAAACTCAAGACTATGTAATAGATAGAGAAATAGAAATTCAACCTGGTAAAATATTCAATGTAAAAGAATATGATGCTACAGTTGATAACCTAATGAGATTAGGAATATTCAAAAACGTTAAATATGAAGCAAGATCAATCCCAGGAGATCCTGAAGGAATAGATTTAATACTTCTTATAGATGAAGACAGAACTGCTGAATTACAAGGTGGGGTTGCTTATGGTTCTGAAACAGGATTTTTAGGAACTTTATCTTTAAAAGACAGCAACTGGAGAGGTAAGAACCAAGAATTAGGATTTACATTTGAAAAATCAAATAAAGACTATACATCTTTCTCTTTAGATTTCTTTGATCCTTGGATTAGAAATACAGATAGAGTATCTTGGGGATGGGGATTATACAAGACAAGCTATGGAGATAGCGATAGTATCTTATTCCATGATATAGATACTTTAGGTTTCAAAGTTAATATAGGTAAAGGATTTAGCAAATACTTTAGATTAAGTTTAGGAGCTAAAGTTGAATATATAAAAGAAAAACATGAAAATGGAAAATTACAAAAAGCTCCAAATGGAAGATGGTATTACAATGATTCAGGATCATGGAGAGAAATAGAAGGTGTAGATGATAAATACGTTCTATGGAGTATCTATCCTTATATCAGTTACGATACAAGAAATAACTATTTAAATCCTACATCAGGAACATACGCGAAATTCCAAGTAGAAGGTGGACATGCTGGAGGATATAAAGCAGGAAATTTTGGAAATGTAACTTTAGAATTAAGAAAATATCATAAAGGTCTATTTAAAAATAATACATTTGCTTATAAAGTTGTTGGTGGAGTAGCTTCTGATAGTACAAAAGAAAGCCAAAAATTCTGGGTAGGTGGAGGAAATTCACTAAGAGGATATGATGGAGGATTCTTTAAAGGTAGTCAAAAACTAGTTGCAACTATAGAAAACAGAACACAATTAAATGATATTGTTGGTTTTGTTGTGTTTGCAGATGCAGGTAGAGCTTGGAAACAAAATGGAAGAGATCCTAGTTACACAAGAGATAACAAAGATTTTGGACATAATATAGGAACAACTGCTGGAGTTGGATTAAGATTAAATACACCAATTGGACCATTGAGATTTGACTTTGGTTGGCCAGTAGGAAATAAAATGGATGATGATGGAATGAAATTCTATTTCAATATGGGACAATCATTCTAA